In Candidatus Eisenbacteria bacterium, one DNA window encodes the following:
- a CDS encoding EutN/CcmL family microcompartment protein yields the protein MVLGRVEGTVVATRKDEKLEGLKLLVVRILEPDGKASGSAIVAADSVGAGEGEVVLCTQGSSARLTPATENRPVDAVIVGIIDTVEVGGAITFRKNG from the coding sequence GTGGTTCTTGGAAGGGTCGAGGGGACGGTCGTCGCGACCCGCAAGGACGAGAAGCTCGAGGGGCTGAAGCTCCTCGTGGTCCGCATCCTCGAACCCGACGGAAAGGCGTCCGGCTCCGCGATCGTCGCGGCCGACTCGGTAGGAGCGGGCGAGGGGGAGGTCGTCCTCTGCACGCAGGGGTCGAGCGCGCGCCTCACTCCGGCGACCGAGAACCGCCCCGTGGACGCCGTCATCGTGGGGATCATCGACACGGTCGAGGTGGGAGGGGCGATCACCTTCCGGAAGAACGGCTGA